From Mytilus galloprovincialis chromosome 9, xbMytGall1.hap1.1, whole genome shotgun sequence, the proteins below share one genomic window:
- the LOC143046628 gene encoding uncharacterized protein LOC143046628 — protein sequence MSCDVCESETKLKWKCVDCDILMCNKCREKIHPKFKNADDHTILDIKEVGRSLGNINLNFTTIKCKVHKVQTCCLFCSTCDHLVCPICIAKIHTGHSFSEIKEVYDMELDKLKNRKLKIEIEEKRLANDERKLNQLKISEFCKGERVLKDIQAQKEELIGHADEFSKKVHQQMKSNEDSIYVEQKKTMDSTEKLREQFLKIDELIGSIDPVEFFENIDKVKISLDTAVQQIDLSQICTLQFMPRKLSPSIFGSLTDVVCGDKIDIIEMKVNKQIVTGLTSCHYLSVCFDGSCWLGDGTTKVLQRINIDGNNPTTVSTIKTGIRGISITPNGDILLANATPRIKRIKRTSGKVKESKYSVDALSIISVHVTRDHKIIVGAKSPGEVIPVTGRRVVIVMDKDGVHEAVYEYDKNRQRLLTFPNSITSTNDGSIFIADFTQADKSNSRILALKKDGSTMNTYNGHPDLNNKNQPFEPVIIASTLLNNIIIADVNCHAFHILDNSCNLISYYQTRDIGIEYPYCVAFTSATTFYLGCSQPVNSVTNAKLYEIEYSGF from the coding sequence ATGTCATGTGACGTTTGTGAATCCGAGACAAAATTGAAATGGAAATGTGTCGATTGTGACATTCTAATGTGTAATAAATGCCGCGAGAAAATTCATCCAAAGTTTAAAAATGCAGATGACCACACCATTTTAGACATAAAAGAAGTGGGACGGAGTTTGGGTAATATCAATCTTAACTTTACAACCATCAAATGCAAAGTACACAAAGTCCAAACATGCTGCCTTTTCTGTAGTACTTGTGACCATCTTGTTTGTCCAATATGCATCGCAAAAATTCACACTGGTCATAGTTTCTCTGAAATAAAGGAAGTATATGACATGGAACTAGACAAACTAAAGAAtagaaaactgaaaattgaaatagaaGAAAAGAGACTTGCTAACGACGAAAGAAAGCTTAATCAGTTAAAAATATCAGAGTTTTGTAAAGGTGAGAGAGTTTTAAAAGATATTCAAGCTCAGAAAGAAGAATTAATAGGACATGCAGATGAATTTTCGAAAAAGGTACATCAACAAATGAAGTCCAATGAAGATTCAATATATGTGGAACAGAAAAAGACCATGGATTCTACAGAAAAATTGCGGGAACAGTTTTTGAAAATTGATGAGCTTATTGGGTCCATAGATCCTGTAGagttttttgaaaatattgataaagTAAAGATATCGTTGGACACTGCCGTACAACAAATTGATTTAAGCCAAATTTGTACACTACAATTCATGCCAAGAAAGTTATCGCCGTCAATTTTCGGTTCCTTGACTGATGTCGTTTGCGGTGATAAAATTGATATTATAGAAATGAAAGTGAATAAGCAGATCGTCACTGGGTTAACGTCTTGCCACTAtctatctgtttgttttgatggATCCTGTTGGTTAGGTGATGGTACTACCAAAGTTTTACAAAGAATAAATATTGATGGAAATAACCCTACTACAGTTTCTACCATAAAGACGGGAATCAGAGGGATATCAATAACTCCTAATGGTGATATTCTACTCGCTAATGCAACACCGAGAATTAAACGTATCAAAAGAACCAGTGGAAAAGTCAAGGAGTCAAAGTACAGCGTAGACGCGTTATCGATAATATCAGTCCATGTTACAAGAGACCATAAAATTATTGTAGGGGCAAAGAGTCCTGGTGAAGTTATACCGGTCACAGGAAGAAGAGTGGTGATTGTAATGGATAAAGACGGGGTCCATGAAGCTGTGTATGAGTATGATAAAAACAGACAGAGATTATTGACATTTCCAAACAGCATAACCAGCACTAACGACGGTAGTATCTTTATCGCAGATTTTACTCAGGCTGATAAAAGTAACAGCAGAATATTGGCACTAAAGAAAGATGGAAGTACAATGAATACATACAATGGGCATCcagatttaaacaataaaaatcagcCATTTGAACCTGTTATTATAGCAAGTACACTTTTAAATAACATTATTATAGCAGATGTAAACTGCCATGCATTTCATATTCTTGACAACTCTTGTAACCTTATATCCTACTATCAAACTAGAGATATAGGTATAGAGTATCCATACTGTGTTGCTTTTACTAGTGCAACAACATTTTACCTTGGATGTTCACAACCAGTGAATAGTGTCACAAATGCTAAACTTTATGAGATTGAATATTCAGGTTTCTGA